The Fulvivirga maritima genome segment GTCATTTCAATCTTTGACCACTGCTTCAATTCGATTAGAATGACATTATCATTCCTGTCTTCATCTTGGCCTGAAATAATAAAGTCAACACGGTTTTGAGTTCTCGGGATGGTATATTCGATTGCTACACCAGCATCATCAGGAATATCTTCGTCTCTTAATATCAGCTCTACTTGTGGTAATGAGTTAGACCAAGATTGATATTCACTTTCGCCTACCTTTTTGTGGAGTTTTACTTCAATAGATTTTTGAACGATGTCTTCAATGCATGAGTCATACACATCTGATAAGAACTGCTTTTTTGTGGACTTGTAAACAATCATAAATGTTAAAATATGGGAGCGTTAAAGTTCGTTGTATTTTTTTGCCGTACCCTTAGCTTTTGAAACAGGGTACTTTTCATTATTCTTTTTGATTTTGTTCAAGACTATTTCGGTAACATCAAGTTTATTTTTTTCTACTAATAATAGAGCAAATGATAAAATATCGGCCAGTTCTTCAGCCAATCGTTCTTTGTCGATAGATTCAATCTCTTTGATGTCATTCTTCCACAGGTAAAGTTCATTTAGCTCTGAAGCCTCAATAGAAATAGCACTCGCTAAATTTTTGGAATCATGGAATTGTTGCCAATCTCGAGCGTCTCGAAATTCTATTAGTTTGTCAATTAGATTTTGTATTTCGGACATAGTTTAAATGTTGTGAAATTGTTTTGCCAAATCGTATTCTTTGTCAAATGGCATTTGGAGCTTACTTAGCATCTCTGGAATAGCAATAGCCCAACTCACGTAATAATAAGCCAGTAAATGGTAACCGCTAAACTTTTTGTCAGGAATTAAGGAA includes the following:
- a CDS encoding nucleotide pyrophosphohydrolase, with the translated sequence MSEIQNLIDKLIEFRDARDWQQFHDSKNLASAISIEASELNELYLWKNDIKEIESIDKERLAEELADILSFALLLVEKNKLDVTEIVLNKIKKNNEKYPVSKAKGTAKKYNEL